The following coding sequences lie in one Leishmania panamensis strain MHOM/PA/94/PSC-1 chromosome 19 sequence genomic window:
- a CDS encoding hypothetical protein (TriTrypDB/GeneDB-style sysID: LpmP.19.0590): MQIEVKLSLEDAESYQRTLHTLANHHLGDEYYYDLFFDFPCSALQERSSVLRLRVPCDPAPVYAYSVTPAPSASAGSNSNYDPEAEYEALLRACRGKAPSPIDAAAASNVSACVHATTATANPGGDGVSAHGLPLPTFTPGALGKLILKQKNTVEQGHQMCFVVEDAHVPSAVVEALVRLVPEWLFTAGVVTSTKVADGGASDAFAVLSAYAQQHPCSDDGAGESAIVRILSQLNAVARDYALSNGTGAPASDPESSNTHFAQIRFAAMGTHATYMHQQLSTSQQTCDKKSGKMEDGDGAGGAAVVPRLEAVAGFMTLRKVFAYAPLVALQQASLKALDLTESEREFREGLRVRLDASYLLPGLTIYELEVPKCGVAVDDVATEVGNFLRQLGVAFHVGSESKFTRYTQYLAATREAEQDANDVKLRLTNVNGYEEVQRNLQQLILPAYAANAQSSQERRYISNTEVSLAEDEEAGDDRTWWHTNTSGYVKETNEDFFFDSPEQTLRRGKSFLRLRKQLHSNKYLLVLKAHQVFSGGQQNSLSSKVSVSEGVARALIENPTQFLHEYAEHFAVVKTVWKEFGVRELCRAATFTTERLTVPWWAAQVQQSTLQRSWASGASLALAQQSQSIHTTPCLLQQQQGCGVAGKPQPVPPLLIHLDRTLYRLPADAQAPRIPFSQCRSWGDRQCETYELEVTNIVAPTEPKDVVAELTAVLNRLGVEWTVGVRSKLEQYFSLMEM, from the coding sequence ATGCAGATCGAGGTGAAGCTCTCGCTGGAGGACGCGGAGAGCTATCAGCGCACCCTCCATACCCTCGCCAACCATCACCTCGGGGATGAGTACTACTATGACTTGTTTTTTGACTTCCCGTGTTCCGCGCTCCAGGAGCGGAGTAGTGTGCTGCGACTGCGCGTGCCGTGCGACCCGGCGCCTGTCTACGCCTACTCCGTGACGCCAGCGCCGAGCGCGAGTGCAGGCAGTAACAGCAACTATGACCCAGAGGCGGAGTACGAGGCGTTGCTGCGTGCATGCCGCGGGAAGGCCCCGTCTCCTAtcgacgcggcggctgctAGTAACGTTTCTGCCTGTGTGCatgcgacgacagcgacagctAACCCTGGGGGCGACGGCGTATCTGCGCACGGCCTTCCGCTCCCTACCTTCACCCCTGGCGCTCTCGGCAAGCTTATCCTGAAGCAGAAAAACACGGTGGAGCAGGGCCATCAAATGTGCTTTGTGGTGGAGGACGCCCACGTGccgtcggcggtggtggaggcccTCGTGCGCCTTGTCCCCGAGTGGCTCTTCACTGCCGGCGTTGTCACTTCCACAAAAGTGgcggacggcggcgccagcgatGCCTTTGCCGTCTTGTCGGCAtacgcgcagcagcatccgtGCAGTGACGACGGGGCCGGCGAGTCTGCGATTGTGCGAATCCTGTCCCAGCTGAATGCTGTTGCCCGCGACTATGCGCTATCCAATGGCACTGGCGCGCCGGCTTCTGACCCTGAGAGTTCTAACACGCACTTCGCGCAGATCCGCTTTGCGGCGATGGGGACACACGCGACGTACATGCATCAGCAGCTTTCGACGTCGCAGCAGACCTGCGACAAGAAAAGCGGAAAGATGGAAGATGGTgatggcgctggcggtgctgcagtggtgccgcGGTTGGAGGCCGTTGCGGGATTTATGACGCTGCGCAAAGTGTTTGCGTATGCACCACTGGTTGCCTTGCAGCAGGCCTCCCTCAAGGCGCTCGACCTCACGGAGAGTGAAAGGGAGTTCAGAGAGGGACTGCGAGTGCGGCTCGATGCAAGTTACCTGCTGCCAGGGCTGACAATTTACGAACTTGAGGTGCCAAAGTGCGGCGTTGCCGTGGACGACGTGGCGACGGAGGTAGGCAATTTCCTCCGCCAGCTTGGGGTTGCGTTCCACGTGGGTAGCGAGAGCAAATTTACGCGGTACACGCAGTACCTTGCGGCAACCCGCGAGGCGGAACAAGACGCCAACGACGTGAAGCTCCGATTGACAAACGTTAACGGGTatgaggaggtgcagcgcaacctgcagcagctcattCTGCCGGCATACGCCGCCAATGCGCAGAGCTCACAGGAGCGGCGCTACATCTCAAACACTGAGGTGAGCCTCgcggaagacgaggaggccgGGGACGACCGCACGTGGTGGCACACGAACACGAGCGGCTACGTGAAGGAAACCAACGAAGATTTCTTCTTCGACAGCCCGGAGCagacgctgcggcgcggGAAGAGCTTCCTGCGACTTCGCAAGCAGTTGCACTCGAACAAGTACCTTCTGGTTCTTAAAGCCCACCAGGTGTTCAGCGGTGGTCAGCAGAACTCGCTGTCTAGCAAGGTTAGTGTCTCTGAGGGGGTGGCACGTGCCCTCATCGAGAATCCCACGCAGTTTTTGCACGAGTACGCCGAACACTTTGCGGTGGTGAAGACGGTATGGAAGGAGTTCGGGGTGCGAGAGCtgtgccgcgccgccaccttcacGACAGAACGCCTGACGGTGCCGTGGTGGGCTGCTCAAGTGCAGCAGTCAACTCTGCAGCGAAGCTGGGCTAGCGGGGCCTCGTTGGCCCTCGCACAGCAGAGCCAGTCTATCCACACCACCCcttgcctcctccagcagcagcagggctgcGGTGTGGCAGGCAAGCCGCAACCCGTTCCGCCGTTGCTCATTCACTTGGACAGGACGCTCTACAGGTTACCAGCCGACGCACAGGCGCCGCGCATCCCGTTCAGCCAGTGCCGCTCGTGGGGTGACCGCCAGTGCGAGACATACGAGCTGGAGGTGACGAACATTGTAGCCCCTACAGAACCGAAGGACGTGGTGGCCGAGCTCACAGCGGTGCTCAATCGGTTAGGGGTGGAGTGGACCGTTGGAGTCCGCAGTAAACTGGAGCAATACTTCTCACTGATGGAGATGTGA
- a CDS encoding dystroglycan-like protein, putative (TriTrypDB/GeneDB-style sysID: LpmP.19.0580) — protein sequence MGLPLPATLAASVVVITVAKVVGAAATTYAAPDPTVGLSSKDEEYLIGVISFIVVAVALLVGIAAMVKIDYDDDTLLMVEVPGDTSQGKE from the coding sequence ATGGGACTCCCGCTGCCGGCAACTCTCGCCGCtagcgtcgtcgtcatcaccGTAGCGAAGGTAGtgggcgctgccgccacgacTTACGCCGCACCGGACCCGACGGTGGGTCTTTCCTCCAAGGACGAAGAGTACCTTATCGGGGTCATTTCATTCAtcgtggtggctgtggctcTCCTCGTGGGTATCGCCGCAATGGTGAAGATTGACTACGACGATGACACACTGCTCATGGTTGAGGTGCCCGGGGACACAAGCCAAGGAAAGGAGTAG